The following are from one region of the Halarcobacter sp. genome:
- a CDS encoding flagellar hook-basal body complex protein — MIGALWTGISGLKTAQSAIDNESNNVANVNTIGYKASRVSFADMMYQDSIGKGSRVTNAEKQYTQGSMKGTESSYDLALYGDGFFVVRNVDSTGTSETLYTRAGNMRMGDNGTLQDANGYEVQGWAMSPVDPSSDIISTNNNWTSFNQFFTEIAGNQIVKFPSRVETYAAKMTDYAESARSDSTVLSGSGIKNYASKVSDIEALVTNYNDALSRYAENPEATSSPSQAQRSVIDFPDGASSSLNAEGEQIYVFINGDKYTQDYVQEIATPEFITAIVGPIADLDGDGTADAQGDYDVLASRAATYKAMADRISNITGLNAYTIDVSAANNPSTAFSDVINGRIMIESIIPGEEFVIGDIAESSDNIEIQGTTTTITESVQGTGQGAVDSAMRALRSAVAGNQYDVYQQSDVLTDDNGISVPWDGTNSVLTYTMSIDGTDYTITTTPGQSYDASIAELITSIETAAPHPEITDKVSAKLVNGELVIKSNTTGEEFTGIMRYDPTGTGTPVYRKEKNLELSGNTGAGAEFMQIISTVDQETSRTSLQLKLDSLGLTDESFGEISVDETGLVTMTQDGVDFVIGQIAIAQFSNNIGLESIGDNLLKETTKSGTAIYTINNDNSTTVNEKNLELSTADLSESLVNLMVFQRAFEANSKSITTSDELLTTLIQLKR, encoded by the coding sequence ATGATTGGTGCATTATGGACTGGTATTTCAGGATTAAAAACGGCTCAATCTGCAATTGATAATGAATCAAACAATGTAGCGAATGTTAATACAATAGGTTATAAAGCCTCTAGGGTTTCATTTGCAGATATGATGTATCAAGATAGTATTGGTAAGGGTTCAAGAGTAACCAATGCAGAAAAACAATACACTCAAGGAAGTATGAAAGGAACAGAATCTTCATATGACTTAGCATTATATGGAGATGGTTTCTTTGTTGTAAGGAATGTTGATTCCACAGGTACTTCTGAAACTTTATATACTAGAGCAGGAAATATGAGAATGGGTGATAACGGAACCCTTCAAGATGCAAATGGTTATGAGGTTCAAGGATGGGCTATGAGTCCAGTTGATCCATCAAGTGATATAATATCTACAAATAATAACTGGACATCATTTAATCAATTTTTTACTGAAATTGCAGGTAATCAAATTGTAAAATTTCCTTCAAGAGTTGAAACTTATGCTGCTAAAATGACTGACTATGCAGAGAGTGCTAGAAGTGACTCTACTGTATTATCAGGTTCAGGTATTAAAAACTATGCTTCAAAGGTTTCTGATATTGAAGCTTTAGTAACAAACTATAACGATGCCTTAAGTAGATATGCTGAGAATCCAGAAGCAACTTCTTCTCCTTCTCAAGCACAAAGATCTGTAATAGATTTTCCCGATGGAGCTAGCAGTTCATTAAATGCAGAGGGTGAACAAATCTATGTATTTATCAATGGAGATAAATATACACAAGATTATGTTCAAGAGATTGCGACACCAGAATTTATTACTGCAATTGTTGGACCTATTGCGGATTTAGATGGAGATGGAACTGCAGATGCACAAGGGGATTATGATGTTTTAGCAAGTAGAGCAGCAACATATAAAGCTATGGCTGATAGAATTTCAAATATTACAGGCCTAAATGCTTATACTATTGATGTATCAGCTGCAAATAATCCTTCAACTGCTTTTTCAGATGTAATAAATGGTCGAATAATGATTGAATCAATTATCCCTGGTGAAGAGTTTGTAATAGGTGATATTGCAGAATCATCGGATAATATAGAGATTCAAGGTACAACTACTACAATTACAGAATCAGTTCAAGGTACAGGACAAGGTGCTGTTGATTCTGCAATGAGAGCTTTAAGATCAGCAGTTGCAGGTAATCAATACGATGTATACCAACAGTCAGATGTACTTACAGATGATAATGGAATTTCTGTTCCTTGGGATGGTACAAATAGTGTATTAACTTATACTATGTCAATTGATGGTACTGATTATACTATTACTACTACTCCTGGTCAAAGTTATGATGCTTCTATAGCTGAGTTGATTACTAGTATTGAAACAGCTGCACCTCATCCTGAAATAACAGACAAAGTTTCTGCTAAATTAGTAAATGGTGAACTGGTTATAAAATCAAATACTACAGGTGAAGAGTTTACAGGAATTATGAGATATGATCCTACAGGTACCGGAACACCAGTATATAGAAAAGAGAAAAACTTAGAATTAAGTGGTAATACTGGTGCTGGTGCTGAGTTTATGCAAATAATCTCTACAGTTGACCAAGAAACTTCAAGAACATCTTTACAATTAAAACTTGATTCTTTAGGTTTAACAGATGAATCATTTGGAGAAATATCTGTTGATGAAACAGGTTTAGTAACTATGACACAAGATGGTGTTGATTTTGTAATTGGACAAATTGCAATTGCACAATTCTCAAATAATATTGGATTAGAATCTATTGGTGATAATCTATTAAAAGAGACAACAAAAAGTGGTACAGCAATTTATACAATTAATAATGATAATTCAACAACGGTAAATGAAAAGAACTTAGAGCTTAGTACAGCCGATCTAAGTGAGAGTTTAGTCAATTTAATGGTTTTTCAAAGAGCATTTGAAGCGAACTCAAAATCGATTACAACTTCAGATGAACTTTTAACAACGTTAATTCAACTTAAAAGATAA
- a CDS encoding flagellar hook capping FlgD N-terminal domain-containing protein: MATTTTDGVTTTSATDAYGNSYTTGVSKEGLKSEDFINLMLTELKMQDPTKPVDAASMMDSQLQLSTLEANTSIVNAMESITAGFSQSALSDATSLIGHLVETGTTNSSGEPKQYKVSSVESNDGTVTLTAYEITGYYDEYTLGSADSKTDSLGSTSEDDVFTLVDGNGNEHTISTKDKTYEEFAEELNAISGVSATVAENSDGTYSVKMYVENGGSNIGSTGVDLAYSQNNITTYADEADMLQYSSVSKIY, encoded by the coding sequence ATGGCAACTACAACAACTGATGGTGTTACAACAACGAGTGCAACAGATGCTTATGGGAATTCATATACTACTGGAGTATCAAAAGAGGGTTTAAAAAGTGAAGATTTTATTAATCTTATGTTAACAGAACTTAAGATGCAAGATCCAACTAAACCTGTTGATGCTGCTTCAATGATGGATTCACAATTACAATTATCAACTTTAGAAGCAAATACTTCAATTGTAAATGCTATGGAAAGTATTACAGCTGGATTTAGTCAAAGTGCTTTATCTGATGCAACATCATTAATTGGACACTTAGTTGAAACAGGAACCACAAATAGTTCTGGCGAACCAAAACAGTATAAGGTTTCATCTGTTGAGAGTAACGATGGTACAGTAACTTTAACAGCATATGAGATTACAGGTTATTATGATGAATACACTTTAGGATCTGCGGATAGTAAAACTGATTCTTTAGGTTCTACAAGTGAAGATGATGTTTTTACACTTGTTGATGGTAATGGAAATGAACATACTATCAGTACAAAAGATAAAACCTATGAAGAATTTGCTGAAGAATTAAATGCAATAAGTGGTGTAAGTGCGACTGTTGCAGAAAATAGTGATGGTACATATTCTGTAAAAATGTATGTTGAAAATGGTGGAAGTAATATAGGTTCTACAGGAGTAGACTTAGCATACTCTCAAAATAATATTACAACTTATGCTGATGAAGCAGATATGTTGCAATATTCGAGTGTATCAAAGATATATTAA
- a CDS encoding ArsS family sensor histidine kinase, with product MDKKNSIFFKITLFFFVIFLIINSLIYLQFSLDYKNYQALIFKKYISVIKTVEKDIRLGLSSEIINEKISAVNMQLAQITYNELKKKNPEKLEFDDEEDMIHLYKYNNETFVYFDPKPPIMNEEFKPPRFDKKFLPKPPEILLIDKSFSSKDRFFWLIVLLFIDILLVWFYYFLFKKLKPLIKLKNEINKFSEGNLEIDTTLEGDDEIAQVSNEFNNAIEKIRDLNSSRKLFLRNILHELKTPITKGKLVSDTLEEGKKRDVLQRAFSRLEYLLEEFVKLEELTSGQITLERKEYRIIDLLDQSLDILLIDKSQVDIYTNLTTIYVDYELFAISLKNLIDNAMKYNTEGKPEIVINSDSLIIKNHGKALKKPFDEYLKPFNRDYESIDKGLGLGLYITNSIIKRHGYNLYYYFNNNYHIFKIQF from the coding sequence ATGGATAAAAAAAACTCTATTTTTTTTAAAATAACACTATTTTTCTTTGTAATTTTTCTAATAATAAATTCATTGATTTATCTGCAATTCTCATTGGATTATAAAAACTATCAAGCTTTGATATTTAAAAAATATATATCTGTTATTAAAACTGTGGAAAAAGATATTAGATTAGGTCTATCTTCTGAAATTATAAATGAAAAGATTTCTGCTGTTAATATGCAATTAGCCCAAATTACATATAATGAATTAAAAAAGAAGAATCCAGAAAAACTAGAATTTGATGATGAAGAGGATATGATTCATTTGTATAAATACAACAATGAAACTTTTGTTTATTTTGATCCTAAACCTCCTATTATGAATGAAGAGTTTAAACCCCCTAGATTTGACAAAAAATTCCTACCTAAGCCACCTGAGATTTTGTTAATTGATAAATCTTTTTCATCTAAGGATAGATTTTTTTGGTTAATTGTTTTGCTTTTTATTGATATTTTATTGGTGTGGTTTTATTATTTTTTATTTAAAAAATTAAAACCATTAATCAAATTAAAAAATGAAATAAATAAGTTTTCAGAAGGTAATTTAGAGATTGATACAACATTAGAAGGTGATGATGAGATTGCACAAGTATCAAATGAGTTTAATAATGCAATTGAAAAGATTAGAGATTTAAATAGTTCTAGAAAACTATTTTTGCGTAATATTCTACACGAGCTTAAAACTCCAATAACAAAAGGGAAACTAGTCTCAGATACTCTAGAAGAGGGTAAAAAGAGGGATGTCTTACAAAGAGCTTTTTCAAGACTAGAGTATTTATTAGAAGAGTTTGTTAAGTTAGAAGAGTTAACCTCAGGTCAAATTACTTTAGAAAGAAAAGAGTACAGAATTATTGATTTACTTGATCAATCTTTAGATATTTTGTTAATCGATAAATCACAAGTTGATATATACACAAATTTAACAACTATATATGTAGATTATGAACTTTTTGCAATTTCCTTAAAAAATCTTATTGATAATGCTATGAAATATAATACTGAAGGAAAACCTGAAATAGTCATAAATAGTGATTCATTGATTATAAAAAACCATGGAAAAGCTTTAAAAAAACCCTTTGATGAATATTTAAAACCCTTTAACAGAGATTATGAATCTATTGATAAAGGTTTAGGTTTAGGACTTTATATTACAAATAGCATTATAAAACGTCACGGATATAACTTATACTATTACTTTAATAACAATTATCACATTTTTAAAATACAATTTTAG
- a CDS encoding response regulator transcription factor: MIEILMIEDDLELADILVDYLKEYNINVTNYDSPELAISALRLKKYDLIILDLSLPEIDGIDVCRMIREHYTTPIIISSARSNISDKAACFSLGADDYMPKPYDTQELIFRIKSILRRCSLDEQDENKKENSAIFIVNEDKMEIQKENEVLDLTNAEYHILAYLIKKAGFVVSREELLSNVDSIKYESSYKSIDVLIGRVRNKIEENSKKPKHILSIRGVGYKLVNG, encoded by the coding sequence TTGATAGAAATATTAATGATAGAAGATGATTTAGAATTAGCTGATATTTTAGTAGATTATTTAAAAGAATATAATATAAATGTAACTAACTATGACTCCCCAGAACTAGCAATCTCTGCACTTAGATTAAAAAAATATGATTTGATTATTTTAGATCTTTCTTTACCTGAAATTGATGGTATAGATGTATGTAGAATGATACGAGAACATTATACTACTCCAATAATTATTTCTAGTGCACGTTCAAATATTAGTGATAAAGCAGCATGTTTTAGTTTAGGTGCTGATGATTATATGCCAAAGCCTTATGATACTCAAGAATTAATATTCAGAATAAAATCTATACTTAGAAGATGTTCTCTTGATGAACAAGATGAAAATAAAAAAGAGAATAGTGCTATATTTATCGTAAATGAAGATAAAATGGAGATTCAAAAAGAAAATGAGGTTTTAGATCTTACCAATGCAGAATATCATATCTTAGCATATTTAATAAAAAAAGCAGGTTTTGTTGTATCTCGTGAAGAGTTATTATCAAATGTAGATTCGATTAAATATGAAAGTAGTTATAAAAGTATAGATGTTCTAATAGGTAGGGTTAGAAATAAAATAGAAGAAAACTCTAAAAAACCAAAACATATACTTTCAATAAGAGGAGTTGGATATAAATTGGTTAATGGATAA
- a CDS encoding DNA translocase FtsK has protein sequence MVKKILSSVFLFIIVYFEYATFVSDKISVGKIGFLFASFSHQYFGFLSYIYLILFLYPLYIINFNKDFDLKDFSIKSSSVILLLISLLIFQSLVVEKGIFSGEIGNYIISSMFPFVGNVGLWIFVVIGLIISLMILFEDTNFNFNAKKIVPNFKKVNTAVKPKRIENKRKDKREKRVSSSSEDKVKVKNDGDVAEIIIEEVDESQIADIEVDDLNIITLSQEESEIDSIKEKELIEEDNEIEDVIDVEQPHALIVDELEENKKLQDEIELGNTEKPKDFELPSTKFFQSAPKEKKSKVSEAQIDKKIEDLLEKLLMFKIEGDVVRTYTGPVVTTFEFKPAPNVKVSKILNLQDDLAMALKAQTIRIQAPIPGKDVVGIEVPNDDTQTIYIRELLESEIFQNAKSPLTMILGKDIVGKPFITDLKKLPHLLIAGTTGSGKSVGINSMILSLLYKNSPDNLKLVMIDPKMLEFSMYNEIPHLLTPVITKPTDAINALSNMVAEMERRYTLMSKTKTKNIESYNEKAKRDGFEAIPYIVVVIDELADLMMTSGKDVELSIARLAQMARASGIHLIVATQRPSVDVVTGLIKANLPSRLSYKVGQKVDSKIILDSLGAESLLGRGDMLFTPPGTSGLVRLHAPWSMETEIESVVDFLKDQREVEYDMNFVKDKTDSALSGSSGSLEMGELDELYEDAKDVVLNDKKTSISYIQRKLRIGYNRAATIVEQLEQTGVLSEANAKGNREILI, from the coding sequence ATAGTTAAGAAAATTTTATCATCAGTCTTTTTATTTATTATTGTTTATTTTGAATATGCCACTTTTGTAAGTGATAAGATTAGTGTAGGGAAGATTGGTTTCCTTTTTGCTTCATTCTCACACCAATATTTTGGTTTCTTATCATATATCTATTTGATTTTATTTTTATACCCATTGTATATAATAAATTTTAATAAAGACTTTGATTTAAAAGATTTTAGTATTAAAAGTTCTTCTGTAATTTTACTTTTAATCTCTTTATTGATTTTTCAATCTTTAGTTGTAGAAAAAGGTATTTTCTCAGGGGAAATTGGAAACTACATAATCTCTTCAATGTTTCCCTTTGTTGGAAATGTAGGTTTATGGATATTTGTAGTTATAGGGCTTATTATATCTTTAATGATTCTTTTTGAAGATACAAATTTTAATTTTAATGCAAAAAAAATTGTTCCAAACTTTAAAAAGGTTAATACAGCAGTTAAACCTAAAAGAATTGAAAATAAAAGAAAAGATAAAAGAGAAAAAAGAGTATCTTCTTCATCTGAAGATAAGGTAAAAGTGAAAAATGATGGAGATGTTGCTGAGATTATAATTGAAGAGGTTGATGAGAGTCAAATAGCTGATATTGAAGTTGATGATTTAAATATTATCACTCTTTCTCAAGAAGAATCAGAGATTGATTCTATAAAAGAGAAAGAACTAATTGAAGAAGATAATGAGATTGAAGATGTAATTGATGTAGAACAACCACATGCATTAATTGTAGATGAATTAGAAGAAAATAAGAAACTACAAGATGAAATTGAATTAGGAAATACAGAAAAACCTAAAGACTTTGAATTACCATCAACTAAATTTTTCCAAAGTGCACCTAAAGAGAAAAAATCTAAAGTATCAGAAGCTCAAATTGATAAAAAAATTGAAGATTTATTAGAAAAACTACTTATGTTTAAAATTGAAGGTGATGTAGTTAGAACTTATACAGGTCCTGTTGTAACAACTTTTGAGTTTAAACCAGCACCAAATGTAAAGGTATCAAAAATACTTAATCTTCAAGATGATTTAGCAATGGCTTTAAAAGCTCAAACTATAAGAATCCAAGCTCCAATTCCTGGTAAAGATGTAGTTGGTATTGAAGTTCCTAATGATGATACTCAAACAATCTATATAAGAGAGCTTTTAGAGAGTGAAATTTTTCAAAATGCAAAATCACCTTTAACTATGATTTTAGGAAAAGATATTGTTGGAAAACCTTTTATTACTGACTTGAAGAAGCTTCCTCATTTACTTATTGCAGGAACTACAGGTTCAGGTAAATCAGTAGGTATTAACTCAATGATTTTATCTTTATTATATAAAAACTCACCAGATAATTTAAAACTTGTGATGATTGATCCTAAGATGTTAGAGTTTTCTATGTATAATGAGATTCCTCACCTTCTAACACCTGTTATTACAAAACCAACAGATGCAATTAATGCTTTATCAAATATGGTTGCAGAGATGGAAAGAAGATACACATTAATGTCTAAAACAAAGACAAAAAATATAGAAAGCTATAATGAAAAAGCAAAAAGGGACGGATTTGAAGCTATTCCATATATTGTGGTAGTAATCGATGAGTTAGCAGATTTAATGATGACAAGTGGAAAAGATGTTGAGTTATCAATTGCTAGACTTGCACAAATGGCAAGAGCTTCAGGTATTCACTTGATTGTTGCAACACAAAGACCATCAGTAGATGTTGTTACAGGTTTAATTAAAGCAAACCTACCTAGTAGACTATCATACAAAGTTGGTCAAAAAGTAGACTCAAAAATTATCCTTGATTCTTTAGGTGCTGAATCATTATTAGGAAGAGGGGATATGTTATTTACTCCTCCTGGAACTTCAGGACTTGTGAGACTTCATGCTCCATGGTCAATGGAAACAGAGATTGAAAGTGTAGTTGATTTCTTAAAAGACCAAAGAGAAGTTGAATATGATATGAATTTTGTCAAAGATAAAACTGATTCTGCATTAAGTGGTTCTTCTGGTAGTTTAGAAATGGGAGAACTTGATGAACTATATGAAGATGCTAAAGATGTTGTTTTAAATGATAAAAAAACATCTATCTCTTATATTCAAAGAAAGCTAAGAATTGGTTATAATAGAGCTGCAACAATTGTAGAACAGTTAGAACAAACTGGTGTTTTATCTGAAGCAAATGCAAAAGGAAATAGAGAAATACTTATTTAA
- the lpxD gene encoding UDP-3-O-(3-hydroxymyristoyl)glucosamine N-acyltransferase, producing the protein MKLNEIVKVLNLDSSSEVEITGLNTLLDSNENELTFLENKKYINDLENTKAAAVLVKKEFASKVPKTSIALVCEEPYLNLAYASKLFAPKIIEEQGDDCIVGSNTIIMPNVYLGKNSKIGSNCKIMPGVFIGDNVTIGDNTILHPNVSIYRDCIVGNDCIIHSGTVIGSDGFGFANTKDGKYIKIYQNGNVVIGNDVEIGSNTSIDRAVFKSTIISDGVRLDNLIHIAHNCKIGTGSILTGQVGLSGSTTLHEYVIMGGQSATAGHLEIAPFTTIAARGGVTKSITTPKKQWAGFPLFEHRQWLKLQGRIAKLLK; encoded by the coding sequence TTGAAACTTAATGAAATAGTAAAGGTTTTAAATTTAGACTCTTCAAGTGAAGTTGAAATAACTGGCTTAAACACTCTACTTGACTCAAATGAAAATGAATTAACTTTTTTAGAAAACAAAAAATATATAAATGATTTAGAAAACACAAAAGCAGCAGCTGTTTTAGTTAAAAAAGAGTTTGCTTCAAAAGTACCTAAAACTTCAATTGCTTTAGTATGTGAAGAGCCTTATCTTAATTTAGCATATGCATCAAAACTTTTTGCTCCTAAGATTATTGAAGAGCAAGGAGATGATTGTATTGTAGGTTCTAATACAATTATTATGCCAAATGTATATTTAGGTAAAAATAGTAAAATTGGGTCTAATTGTAAGATTATGCCAGGTGTATTTATAGGGGATAACGTAACAATAGGTGATAATACTATTTTACATCCAAATGTATCTATCTACAGAGATTGTATTGTTGGTAATGATTGTATTATTCATTCTGGAACTGTTATTGGTAGTGATGGTTTTGGTTTTGCAAATACTAAAGATGGAAAATATATAAAGATTTATCAAAATGGAAATGTTGTTATTGGAAATGATGTAGAGATTGGTTCTAATACATCAATAGATAGAGCAGTTTTTAAATCTACAATAATATCTGATGGTGTTAGATTAGATAACTTAATCCATATCGCACATAACTGTAAAATTGGAACAGGTTCAATTCTTACTGGTCAAGTTGGTTTATCAGGTTCAACTACTTTACATGAATATGTAATAATGGGTGGACAAAGTGCAACTGCAGGTCATCTTGAAATTGCTCCATTTACAACAATAGCTGCTAGAGGAGGGGTTACAAAATCAATCACAACTCCTAAAAAGCAGTGGGCTGGTTTCCCTTTGTTTGAACACAGACAATGGTTAAAACTTCAAGGAAGAATAGCAAAACTATTAAAATAA
- the ilvN gene encoding acetolactate synthase small subunit, which yields MNNFNHYYDTEITRQVISVIVINEHNVLSRIVGLFSARGYNIDSLTVAPISGSDYSRMTIVTTGDKRIIDQIVKQLNKLIPVLKVNEHQNVIEKETVLIKIPIDQPLSDIDVIARAYNGHIQNVTDDAIVISATDAPSRIANFTNIMSKFKPLEVVKSGVVAMER from the coding sequence ATGAATAATTTTAACCACTATTATGATACTGAAATTACAAGACAGGTTATCTCTGTAATTGTGATAAATGAACATAACGTATTATCAAGAATTGTAGGTTTATTTTCTGCTAGAGGATACAATATTGACTCTTTAACTGTTGCGCCAATTTCTGGAAGTGATTATTCAAGAATGACTATAGTTACAACTGGTGATAAAAGAATTATTGATCAAATTGTTAAACAATTGAATAAGTTAATACCTGTATTAAAAGTAAACGAACATCAAAATGTAATAGAAAAAGAGACAGTATTGATTAAAATACCAATTGATCAACCTCTTAGTGATATTGATGTAATTGCAAGGGCATATAATGGACATATCCAAAATGTTACAGATGATGCAATTGTCATTTCAGCAACAGATGCTCCAAGTAGAATAGCAAATTTTACAAATATTATGAGCAAATTTAAACCACTTGAAGTAGTAAAAAGTGGTGTAGTAGCGATGGAAAGATAA
- a CDS encoding acetolactate synthase large subunit: protein MKISGAKMVTESLREEGVEVVFGYPGGAIMNVYDEIYKQGFFQHILTRHEQAAIHAAEGYAKSTGKVGVAIVTSGPGFTNAVTGLADAYMDSIPLVVISGQVPTAIIGTDGFQEIDAVGISRPCTKHNYLVNNIKDLPRIIKEAFHIASTGRPGPVHVDIPKDITAELAEFKYPKEVNLPTYKPTVNYNKRQLKKAMTAISKSKKPILYVGGGAILANCSYEIRELAELTNIPVVETLMARGVMGSEHPLLIGMLGMHGEFAANMAAHDTDCIISLGARFDDRVTGRLDEFAKKAKVVHIDIDPTSIAKLVHTNYPIVGDLKVTVEGMLEAAKDMEFNDFTNWVSLLKDYREKEPLRYNDSDSTIKPQWVIERVGQTLGEKAIISTDVGQHQMWTAQFYPFSYPRQFNTSGGLGTMGFGLPGAMGVARGNKDKVSINFTGDGSILMNIQELMTCVEADLPVINIILNNNYLGMVRQWQTLFYENRLSETDLSMQPDFKMLVEAFGGVGYRVTTKKEFDEALKDAIEKKKPAMIDVVVSRDEIVLPMVPNGHALNEMTLIGDSNE, encoded by the coding sequence ATGAAAATAAGTGGCGCAAAAATGGTTACTGAATCATTAAGAGAGGAAGGGGTTGAAGTAGTATTTGGATACCCTGGTGGCGCTATTATGAATGTCTACGATGAAATTTATAAACAAGGGTTTTTTCAACATATATTAACTAGACATGAACAAGCTGCAATTCATGCTGCAGAAGGTTATGCAAAATCAACTGGAAAAGTTGGTGTTGCTATAGTTACTTCTGGTCCAGGATTTACAAACGCAGTTACAGGTTTAGCAGATGCATACATGGATTCAATTCCATTAGTAGTGATCTCTGGTCAGGTTCCAACAGCAATTATAGGAACAGATGGTTTTCAGGAAATTGATGCAGTAGGTATCTCAAGACCTTGTACTAAACACAATTATTTAGTAAATAATATCAAGGATTTACCAAGAATTATAAAAGAGGCATTTCATATAGCAAGTACTGGGAGACCAGGACCTGTCCATGTTGATATACCAAAAGATATTACAGCTGAACTAGCAGAGTTTAAATATCCTAAAGAGGTTAATTTACCAACATATAAGCCAACGGTTAACTACAACAAAAGACAATTGAAAAAAGCAATGACTGCTATTTCAAAGTCAAAAAAACCAATTTTATATGTAGGTGGTGGAGCAATTTTAGCTAACTGTTCTTATGAAATAAGAGAATTAGCAGAATTAACAAACATCCCTGTAGTTGAAACTTTAATGGCAAGAGGTGTAATGGGTAGTGAACATCCATTGCTAATTGGTATGTTAGGTATGCATGGAGAGTTTGCTGCAAATATGGCAGCTCATGATACTGATTGTATTATCTCTTTAGGTGCTAGATTTGATGATAGGGTTACAGGAAGATTAGATGAATTTGCAAAAAAAGCAAAAGTAGTTCATATTGATATTGACCCAACGTCAATTGCGAAGCTTGTACATACAAACTATCCAATTGTTGGAGACTTAAAAGTTACTGTTGAGGGTATGCTTGAAGCTGCAAAAGATATGGAATTTAACGATTTTACAAATTGGGTTTCTTTACTTAAAGATTATAGAGAAAAAGAGCCTTTAAGGTATAACGATTCAGATTCTACAATCAAACCACAATGGGTTATTGAAAGAGTAGGGCAAACACTAGGAGAAAAAGCTATTATCTCTACAGATGTTGGTCAGCACCAAATGTGGACAGCACAATTTTATCCATTTTCTTACCCAAGACAGTTTAATACTTCAGGTGGTTTAGGAACTATGGGATTTGGACTTCCAGGAGCTATGGGAGTTGCTAGAGGAAATAAAGATAAAGTTTCTATCAACTTCACTGGAGATGGTTCAATTTTAATGAACATCCAAGAGTTAATGACTTGTGTTGAAGCTGACTTACCAGTAATTAATATTATTTTAAATAACAACTATTTAGGTATGGTAAGACAGTGGCAAACACTATTTTATGAAAATAGATTATCAGAAACTGACCTTTCTATGCAACCAGATTTTAAAATGCTTGTTGAAGCTTTTGGTGGTGTTGGATATAGAGTTACAACTAAAAAAGAGTTTGATGAAGCATTAAAAGATGCAATTGAGAAGAAAAAACCAGCAATGATTGATGTTGTTGTTTCAAGAGATGAAATCGTATTACCGATGGTACCAAATGGACACGCATTAAATGAAATGACACTTATAGGAGATAGCAATGAATAA